Within Wyeomyia smithii strain HCP4-BCI-WySm-NY-G18 chromosome 2, ASM2978416v1, whole genome shotgun sequence, the genomic segment CCAGTGCTTTTCGAACCTCTCCAATCGAAAACCTTATTTCTGGTAGACTTATGTCATACGAATTTACACTCTGGAAGCATTCGGGACGTATCGCAGGGGACGATGTACTATAGACACTTTGGAAGAAGTCggaaaataattttcagaacCGGAATGATATCTAGAGACCGTAAAACGACCCCCGACGCCATTTTGCATTCTAAAATGGCGAATTCCGATATCTGGGAAAGaaccaaaattgaccaaataccatcgaaGAGACCGataatcaactccagacgccattttaaaatttgagatggcaacttccggtttccgggaaATAAACCAAAAACCACCTCATATGAGTAGTTTCAGAATTGGGACGATGTCCGGATACCTGAGAAAGATCACAGAGGTAATTTttaattccaaaatggcgactaccggtttctgGAAGAGAACCATAATCGGCCAAATATTATCGAATATGAGTATTGATTTCTTCGCTGCGTGTCGCAGTTATATATGCAAAGAACAACATAGATTTTTTCGAGGTCGTTCGGTGGAAACCAATCTCGTGAAATTCGTATCATTTTGTATTAACAATATTGGCTCTAAATCTCAAGTTGATACAGTGTATACTGACTTGAAAGCCGCGTTTGACACGGTCAATTATTCCATTCTCTTATCCAAGTTAGAGAAACTTGGCTGCACTGTGTTATTTTCCATAATTATTAACGATGCGGCACTGCTGCTCAATTCCGgaggaaaaatgtgttttgctGACGACTTGAAAATATTCTCAGTCGCAGGTGCAATGAGGACTGCAAGGAGTTGCAAAACTTATTAAACTTGTTCAGTGACTGATGCTTTCGAAACAGCTTGTTTTTGAGTATTGAGAAATGCTATGTTATTAGCTACCATCGTACAAGAAATGCTGTGTCCTACGATATCGTGATGGCTGGTATAAAACTAAAAAGAGTTGAACAAGTGAAAGATCTTGGTGTAATACTGGATGAAAAACTCTCGTTCAAACCCCAATTCACTGCTACTATTGACAAAGCAAATCGTCAGctcggttttatttttaaaatcgctCGTGAATTTGCGGACCCGCTCTGCTTTAAAGCGCTGTACTGTGCCCTTGTTCGTTCAACGTTGGAATTCGCCAGTATTGTTTGGTGGACATATCAAGCAGTTTGGATAAACAGACTAGAAAGTGTCCAACGTAAATTTGTTCGGTATGCTTTGCGGAATCTTGCTTGGAATGATCAACTGAATTTGCCTCCTCACGAAGACCGCTGCCGCCTGTTGGGCATAAAAACTCTGGATCAACGCCATCGAGTGTCACAAGCCGTATTTGTCTGCAAGTTGGTAACTGCTGAACTTGATGCTCCTGACCTTTTAGCAGAAATCGGGTTCTATGCACCATCCAGAACGCTACGACCCAGAGTTATGCTAGAGGTGGGATTGCAATCAACACAGTACGCTGCAAACTCTCCAATCACATCTAAGATTCGCCAATTCAACGAATTCAGCGAATTGTTCGATTTTGATGAATCTTCATTCGTGTATCGCCGTAGATTACTTTCTAATAATTTGTTTTAATCATtcagctttttacgcgagggatacgtgccgcgtaaaaaaaaccgcataaattccggaatccgtgtaaaaaaccgcgtaaattccggaatccgcgtaaaaaagaaccgcgtaaattccggaatccgcgtaaaaaaaccgcgtaaaaagcgaccttagtgtattgttattttttagtttttattatgtGTTGTATACTATAAGATGGTGAGAGTTTTTGTGCACATTCGAGGAAGGTCCTTGCGACCACCTCAAGTGAGCTTTTCCTCACTCAGCATTGATGGAGACCGGTCTGATGataaacaaatgaataaataaatagaaatagaaatttcCGAAAtggggatgatgcccagagaccggaaatcaactctagACGCCATTTGGAAATTTgcgatggtgacttccggtttttgggaaAAGAAATATCACTTTATATGAGTACTTTCAGAGTTGAAATGGTGTCTAGATACCCGAAAACGACCCTAGCGAccattttgaacatcaaaatggcgACTCCCGGTTTCTAGGAGCGATGAAAAATGGTCGAACACCACTCAAgataggtatttccggaatcgggatgtTATCCGTGACCTCCAAACGACACAAGATGAACCGGAAGTCTCCacctttaatttaaaaatggcgtgtaaagattatacgagaccggattcgccggaatcccgcccaatctgcacggaagctggccaggaaccttaaaacgaatcgagaatcaatccgcctgcttctgcgcaaggatttaagacttacaccgtacaaaaaacaggtggttcatggggttaccaaagctacaaagaaCAAGAGGTACCagcggtcgcgggagttgctcggttggcgcgcagatgacgagattattttttcggactagaagctgttcgttttggagcaaacagtcaatcgccaaaatgatcgagtttggagtgtgagcctccagcaagctcctgcggacaagctgaacgtttcccggttccaaaataagacgtcagtgatggtttggggagccatttgcaagagaggttaactgcctcttatttttatcgataaaggggtcaaaatcaacgcagcgtactacctggacacggtttagaataaaaatgttctgcctcaagctggaCTATTGTTTGAGGACGATTACTACTACTTCCAGCAAGATgacgccccatcccacaccgcaaaagTTGTTCAGgtgtggtgtgaggaaaacttgaccgatttcatttcgaagaatgaatggcctccgtcgtctccggatctgaatacactggattatttcgtatggggatacatgatggcgaagctgaacgactataaaataacaaatttggagcaattcaagcgagttatcacgaaaatctgggacgagatgccgatggagcacgtgagcaccgcttgcgacgactttctgaagctggttcgatcagagaaaggtgtaattccgagatatcgtctgtgaagtatctttatgagttactgaataaagctatgaaagccagattcagattttcttcttattctttgaaatattgagattttcctgtgtgaccggacttttttgtcaccctgtagtcATTTTTGGTTCATTTCTTAAAACCCAAAGTTgacattttttaattcaaaatgacctctggggtcgttttcaggtctctggaTATCATTTTAGTTCCGAAACTACTCATATGAGGAGGAATCTggtcaattttagctgttttccaaaaaccggaagtcgccatcttgaatttcaaaatggcgtctagagTTGATTTTGGGTCTCTGGGCCTAATCCCAATTCCGGAAACtcatttttagaaaccggaagtcgtcattctGATGTTCAAAATGGCCAACAAGGTCGTTTgcaggtctctggacatcatcccgTCATCTAGTCAGgtccaagaaaaaaaacttcatctAAATGCAATGATGATTTATTGtgttatttataacttttgcaTGTCACACTAGCAAGTCTTCAAACGTTCACAGTCCGGTATGCTTTTTAATCCAGCTAACGAACGACGTAACGCGAGCAAACGCACCCGGGAAGCCGCGTTCACATCCAGTTGCATGTCCAAAACTGACAACTCCAACCAGAACACGTTCGTTTTCCAGTACTAACGGTCCACCAGAATCTCCGTTGCAAGGTGACTGCttgtcgtctccctgggcgcaCAGCGTGGTCTTCTTCACTACCAACGGGTTGTAGGTCTTCGTACACTGGCTGTTGCTAATCACCTTCAGAGGAGCATACTGCAATTTTTCGGCTACTTCTCCACCATTCTTCTGCAGTCCCCAGCCACTGACAACTACCTTTTGATCCGTATAACTGTCGGTACCCGTGGGTAATTTCACCGGTTGAACTCGATCGTTCAATTCCACTGGCTTGGGAAGTTTCACAACGGCGACATCATTGGTGGCGAACAGTGGATTGAACTTCTCATGTCGAACGTATTCCGTAGCAGTCACTACGACACGACCGTCATTTTCGGTATCATTCAGGTCTACGGCACCTAGCGTAACCTCGAATGATGTGGCACCCTGTGTGCAGTGACCTGCCGTTAAAACCCACTGGTCACTAAGCAAGCTTCCTCCGCATAAGGCCCGCCCCTGCGGAAGTTGAACCTTCAGGAGTACTTGGTACGGAAACTGGCCTACAGCAGCAGGTTGTCCATTAACAACACGAGCGTCCTTCTCGGTGGGAAAAGCGGAAACCGCAACCGCGAATAAAAGCGCAACTAGACTGAATCGAATCATTGTATGGAGATGACTATGCTTTGGTGAAATCCATCTATTACTTTTATACTACTTCGAATACAGTTGAAGTGTAGCTTCCGTGAAAAGGGTTGAacaaataatttatcaatcttaTCGATTAGACTGATAAGTGTGCAAGAAGATCTGTATAATATGCCGTCTTAATCTTATTTGTTGCTTTAACAAAGAAAACACTCAATACTCGAGACAAGAAATCCCCTACTTCAAACAAGAAGAGCCGCTAATCGGCACAGTGACACGCGAATTGACAGTGTTTTGTCGTCAATGAACTTTAAGACGCGTTATGTTACTAGAACGGAAACGTCCCAGTCTGTGATATTATAATAAAGGGTTGAGGATCAACCATACAAAAAATGAATTACCAAATCAACGAGAGATAGGTTATTTGTGGCATTTGAAGGCTCTTATGTAATACAGTTGTTTTATGTGCTTTTCTGAAGCTTGCCATCTTTTATTATTGCTTTTTTTATACAACTTCTACaaatattaaaacaaaaaaaaacgactcaTTTATTGTGTAGAAGCAAATTAGAACCAACCTATAATTAGGGTAGAAATATGTACTAACTACGAGAAGTGTCTGTCGAACGCGAAAAACTACAGTAATCGATAGTAGTAGCAGAACAATAATGTTGCAATGGAAGGTTtatcatttaaatttcattcatgTCTGCGCTTTTTGAATATATATCACTGGAGCAACACTTAATGGATCCGTCAAACAAACAACCCAGCGTGAGTTGCGATAATCAGAACGCAGAGGGGAGCGCTGAGCTTGaataaaatgttgaaaattcggCGTACCTTCGACAGTCTAATATTCAATTTGTACCCCGTAAAGTCGGTTGAAAAAAGATGCAGAAAACGGTGTACTTTTTCTTGTTGGCGTCATTTCTGATGACGATTACATCCGCAGACGATGAAACACGCGTCGTTAACGGTAAAGATGCTGAACTTGGCCAGTTTCCATACCAAGCCTTGGTGCTCATTCGTCTGGCCAATGGGAAAGGGGCGCTATGTGGAGGAAGTTTACTGAGCGCTGAGTGGGTACTTACAGCCGGACACTGTGTACAGGGTGCGGAATCATTCGAAGTTACCCTGGGAGCGGTTGAACTGAAGAACAACACTAACGATAGCGGTCGTTTGACGCTGTCATCAACCGAGTTCATTCGCCACGAAGACTATCAGGCTGGATCGGCTACCAACGATGTAGCGGTTATTAAGCTACCTTCAAAAGTAACTTTTACGGATCGAATCCAACCGGTGAAATTGCCAACAGGAAAAGACAGTTATGCTCAACAGCACGTTCTAGTAAGTGGGTTTGGCCAACAGAAGGACAACGGTGGAGTAGCACAGAAGCTTCAGTACGCTCCGTTGACTGTGATCAGCAACACTGAATGCATGCTGGTGTATGGACCGGCGGCGATCAAAACAAGCAACGTCTGTGCTCGGGGAGTGAATCGAGAATCGGCATGCCACGGGGATTCCGGCGGTCCACTCGTGCTGGAGCAAGATCGCACCCTGGTAGGAGTTGTGAGTTTCGGTACTCTATGGGGTTGTGAAAGGGGACTACCGGTGGTGTATGCACGTGTCACGGAATTTAGGGATTGGATAAAGGAAAAGACAaacgtttaattcaatttaaacaCGATTGAGTCACATATTTGAAGATTTCTCTCTGAGCTGATCGATATTGTATGAGTTGTGTCTATTTGAAAAATGGATGATACTAAATGTTTCTAATCATGGGTTGGATACACTAAGGCCCAAGTCAACTGTAGCTTTTCATTAATATCAATATCACAAGTCCTCATAGACAAGATTTTCAATTGTATCTGAACAGTTTATACAATTCCTGTCAAATTTATGTAactttataaaatattttagttgCGATTCGCGCGAACTTTTGGGTTCGATGCACTTTTGCGCAAACTCTTGATGAAACTTTTGTTATTTGCTGCCGACTTTAGCCCGAATTGCCCTTGAAAtgtcattgcacagtggtacgagagctcaaaaacgtgaacttaatttatttgctctccaaataatggtttcattgacatactatcttccgaaGATATTGAGTACAGTaagtttccgtttttggcaacaaaattttaaatttaagttgCCAAAACCggaaccgtgccaaaaacggaaaccttTTTTGCCATTAATATATTCAATTTGAGTcttcaaaattattatgaaagtttatttatttatgtgaTTCAATAGGTTTTTAACAAAATCCGTCGTATATAGCGTACAGTAATAACAAATTCCAAATCACATCACTTGTACAACAACGTCTGTGCGGTCAAACTCTCTGTTCCATTTAAAAGCGAGTGGGGAGAAACGACGGCTGGTTTTAGATTGCCAGACCTGTTATCTACGACAGTGCGTTGTTTACAGTTGAAGTCAAATACGCTCAAGTCGCTTTCAACGCGGGGGAtaccgtgtaaattccggaacccgcgtaaaaacaccgcgtaaataaaaggaatccgcgtagaaaaaaacgcGCATATTCGGGAAgccacgtaaaaaaccgcgtaaaaagcgaccttagtgtacacgGTAAATTTCAATTACCCATTAATGAGAGAAATTTCGCCCATTTTTTGAAAGAGTTGCACGACTTTTTATTGAGTGAATATTTTACCCATTTGATGAGTAACAGCTACCAATAAgtcttttgatgaatttttaattaaatttcaaaattttaatttagctCTTTGTGATATACAGGGACAGTCAAAATAAGAGGaaaagcaaaattttgatgaaatttgaaatgctgtagctttgccaaatattattcgattttaataattcgaacaccattgaactggaaaacttttgaagtttcatttacAAATATGGCCTAGGTCACCCGATGTAGGAAATATTTCTGAGTTCCGGTTGGCATGTCAAACCtgttaatttttgaaataatttggtaataGATTACCTGATGAAAATAGTTATTtacatcattggcatagatgacaaaaccatttctgaagcaaatggttcatcaagatccgaaATTGGCCAAGAACTCATTGGGAAATGgttatttttcatccggaagtcctcagaggaacctgTAGTAGGAGTCATATTCATTTTTGCATCAGCGTGTGACACCTCTATTTGCAGGaattttcatcaggaatcatccaaaagataTATTTTTCCATACAGACTGCGTTGGCCACTACCGGAACGATCCGTATGCCCCGTTTGTAGTGGAACATTGACATTTTCGCATCAAATAGAgcgtgcgacacctctatcttcagggtTTTTCATTAGGAATCTTCCAAACGACATTTTtctgaatataggctgcattggccactttcGGAACAACCTAGATGAAACCGCAGTGgaagaatttacatttttgcatcaaattcaTTATATTCAAAAACGCAAATGCCCCTACTCCCAGTTCTTTCAAAGTA encodes:
- the LOC129722469 gene encoding collagenase-like, which produces MIRFSLVALLFAVAVSAFPTEKDARVVNGQPAAVGQFPYQVLLKVQLPQGRALCGGSLLSDQWVLTAGHCTQGATSFEVTLGAVDLNDTENDGRVVVTATEYVRHEKFNPLFATNDVAVVKLPKPVELNDRVQPVKLPTGTDSYTDQKVVVSGWGLQKNGGEVAEKLQYAPLKVISNSQCTKTYNPLVVKKTTLCAQGDDKQSPCNGDSGGPLVLENERVLVGVVSFGHATGCERGFPGAFARVTSFVSWIKKHTGL
- the LOC129722795 gene encoding collagenase-like; this translates as MQKTVYFFLLASFLMTITSADDETRVVNGKDAELGQFPYQALVLIRLANGKGALCGGSLLSAEWVLTAGHCVQGAESFEVTLGAVELKNNTNDSGRLTLSSTEFIRHEDYQAGSATNDVAVIKLPSKVTFTDRIQPVKLPTGKDSYAQQHVLVSGFGQQKDNGGVAQKLQYAPLTVISNTECMLVYGPAAIKTSNVCARGVNRESACHGDSGGPLVLEQDRTLVGVVSFGTLWGCERGLPVVYARVTEFRDWIKEKTNV